A window of the Serratia sarumanii genome harbors these coding sequences:
- the yjiA gene encoding GTPase, which produces MKPIAVTILTGFLGAGKTTLLRHILNAEHGYKIAVIENEFGEVPIDDALIGDRASRITTLSNGCICCSKSNELADALLDLLDGVDSGQLTFDRLIIECTGMADPGPITQTFFSHEILCERFLLDGIITLVDAAHAEQQLSQFSIAQAQVGYADRILLTKTDVAPDCEALIQRLQRMNARAPLYQVTHGDIDLSVLFDIEGFTLNDKLNLTPPAPLFHRIPQPQSDIRSIVVTLERPLPLMQISEVMEGLLLEYADNLLRYKGILSIEDEPRRLLFQGVQRLYNADWDREWLPGEERRSTLVFIGVDLPEEEIRGRIGGLG; this is translated from the coding sequence ATGAAACCCATTGCAGTCACCATCCTGACCGGCTTTTTGGGCGCCGGCAAAACCACCCTACTGCGCCACATCCTGAACGCCGAACACGGCTATAAAATCGCGGTCATCGAGAACGAGTTCGGCGAAGTGCCGATCGACGACGCGCTGATCGGCGATCGCGCCAGCCGCATCACCACGTTGAGCAACGGCTGCATCTGCTGCAGCAAGTCCAACGAATTGGCGGACGCGCTGCTGGATCTGCTGGACGGCGTCGACAGCGGCCAGCTGACGTTCGATCGGCTGATCATCGAATGCACCGGCATGGCCGATCCCGGCCCGATTACCCAGACCTTTTTCTCGCACGAGATCCTGTGCGAGCGCTTCCTGCTGGACGGCATCATCACCCTGGTGGACGCGGCGCACGCCGAGCAGCAGCTGAGCCAGTTCAGCATCGCCCAGGCGCAGGTGGGCTACGCCGACCGCATCCTGTTGACCAAAACCGACGTGGCGCCGGACTGCGAGGCGCTGATCCAACGGCTGCAGCGGATGAACGCCCGCGCGCCGCTCTACCAGGTGACGCACGGCGATATCGATCTGAGCGTGCTGTTCGACATCGAAGGCTTTACGCTGAACGACAAGCTGAATCTGACGCCGCCCGCCCCGCTGTTCCACCGCATCCCGCAGCCGCAGAGCGACATCCGCTCGATCGTGGTGACGCTGGAACGGCCGCTGCCGCTGATGCAAATCTCCGAAGTGATGGAAGGCCTGCTGCTGGAATACGCCGACAACCTGCTGCGCTACAAAGGCATTCTGTCCATCGAAGACGAGCCGCGCCGCCTGCTGTTCCAGGGCGTGCAGCGGCTGTATAACGCCGACTGGGATCGGGAGTGGCTGCCTGGTGAGGAACGTCGGAGCACTTTGGTATTTATTGGTGTGGATCTGCCGGAGGAGGAGATTCGTGGAAGGATTGGGGGGTTGGGGTAA
- a CDS encoding YbdD/YjiX family protein: MFGNLGQAGKYLGQAARMLVGVPDYDTYVQHMKDNHPDKPVMTYKEFFRERQQARYGGDGKGGMRCC; the protein is encoded by the coding sequence ATGTTCGGAAATCTTGGCCAGGCGGGAAAGTACCTCGGGCAGGCGGCGCGCATGTTGGTGGGCGTGCCTGACTACGATACCTACGTCCAGCACATGAAAGACAACCACCCGGACAAGCCGGTGATGACCTATAAAGAATTTTTCCGCGAGCGCCAGCAAGCGCGCTACGGCGGCGACGGCAAAGGCGGCATGCGCTGCTGTTAA
- a CDS encoding carbon starvation CstA family protein — translation MKREGILKHIPWMLLGILGAACLGVVALRRGEHISALWIVVASVAVYLVAYRYYSLYIATKVMKLDAGRATPAVVNNDGLNYVPTNKNVLFGHHFAAIAGAGPLVGPVLAAQVGYLPGTLWLLGGVVLAGAVQDFMVLFISSRRNGASLGEIIKKEMGPIPGTIALFGCFLIMIIILAVLALIVVKALAESPWGVFTVCSTVPIALFMGIYMRYLRPGRVGEVSVIGIVLLVAAIWFGGVVAHDPYWGPALTFKDTTITFTLIGYAFVSALLPVWLILAPRDYLATFLKIGVIVGLAIGIVILNPELKMPAVTQFVDGTGPVWKGTLFPFLFITIACGAVSGFHALIASGTTPKLLANETDARFIGYGAMLMESFVAIMALVAASIIEPGLYFAMNTPPAALGITMPDLHRLGTEDAPMIMASLKDVTVHAAAAVSSWGFVISPEQILQTATDIGEPSVLNRAGGAPTLAVGIAHVFHQIIPGANMGFWYHFGILFEALFILTALDAGTRSGRFMLQDLLGNFVPFLKKTDSLVAGIVGTAGCVGLWGYLLYQGVVDPLGGVKSLWPLFGISNQMLAAVALVLGTVVLIKMKRTQYIWVTVLPAVWLLICTTYALGLKLFSDNPQLEGFFFLAGEYKRKIAEGGAELSAQQIANMNHIVVNNYTNAGLSILFLLVVYSIIFYGVKTAMAAHKNPKRTDQETPYVPVPQAAPADGVTEGEVKVSTQH, via the coding sequence ATGAAACGAGAGGGGATTTTAAAGCACATTCCGTGGATGCTGCTGGGGATACTCGGCGCAGCCTGCCTCGGCGTGGTGGCGCTGCGCCGCGGTGAACACATCAGCGCGCTGTGGATCGTCGTCGCTTCGGTGGCGGTGTATCTGGTGGCCTACCGCTACTACAGCCTGTACATCGCCACCAAGGTGATGAAGCTGGACGCCGGCCGCGCCACCCCGGCGGTAGTCAACAACGACGGCCTGAACTACGTGCCGACCAACAAGAACGTGCTGTTCGGCCACCACTTCGCCGCCATCGCCGGCGCCGGGCCGTTGGTGGGGCCGGTGCTGGCCGCGCAGGTCGGCTACCTGCCCGGCACGCTGTGGCTGCTGGGCGGCGTGGTGCTGGCGGGGGCGGTGCAGGACTTTATGGTGCTGTTCATCTCCTCGCGCCGCAACGGCGCCTCGCTCGGTGAGATCATCAAAAAAGAGATGGGGCCGATACCGGGCACCATCGCGCTGTTCGGCTGCTTCCTGATCATGATCATCATCCTGGCGGTGCTGGCGCTGATCGTGGTGAAAGCGCTGGCGGAAAGCCCGTGGGGCGTGTTCACCGTCTGCTCCACCGTGCCAATCGCGCTGTTTATGGGCATCTACATGCGCTACCTGCGCCCCGGCCGCGTGGGTGAAGTGTCAGTCATCGGCATCGTGCTGCTGGTGGCCGCCATCTGGTTCGGCGGCGTGGTGGCGCACGACCCGTACTGGGGCCCGGCGCTGACCTTTAAAGACACCACCATCACCTTCACGCTGATCGGCTACGCCTTTGTCTCCGCCCTGCTGCCGGTGTGGCTGATTCTGGCGCCGCGCGACTACTTGGCCACCTTCCTGAAAATCGGCGTGATCGTCGGGCTGGCGATCGGCATCGTAATCCTCAACCCTGAGCTGAAAATGCCGGCGGTCACCCAGTTCGTCGACGGCACCGGCCCGGTGTGGAAAGGTACCCTGTTCCCGTTCCTGTTCATCACCATCGCCTGCGGCGCGGTCTCCGGCTTCCATGCGCTGATCGCCTCCGGCACCACGCCGAAGCTGTTGGCCAATGAGACCGACGCGCGCTTTATCGGCTACGGCGCGATGCTGATGGAGTCCTTCGTCGCCATCATGGCGCTGGTGGCGGCTTCTATCATCGAGCCGGGCCTGTACTTCGCCATGAACACCCCGCCGGCGGCGCTGGGCATCACCATGCCGGATCTGCACCGCCTGGGCACCGAAGACGCGCCGATGATCATGGCTTCGCTGAAAGACGTCACCGTGCACGCGGCGGCGGCGGTCAGCTCCTGGGGCTTCGTCATCAGCCCGGAACAGATCCTGCAGACCGCCACCGACATCGGCGAACCTTCGGTGCTGAACCGCGCCGGCGGCGCGCCAACGCTGGCGGTGGGCATCGCCCACGTGTTCCACCAGATCATTCCGGGCGCCAACATGGGCTTCTGGTATCACTTCGGCATTCTGTTCGAGGCGCTGTTCATCCTGACCGCGCTCGACGCCGGCACCCGTTCCGGCCGCTTTATGCTGCAGGATCTGCTGGGCAACTTCGTGCCGTTCCTGAAGAAAACCGACTCGCTGGTGGCCGGCATCGTCGGCACCGCCGGCTGCGTTGGGCTGTGGGGCTACCTGCTGTATCAGGGCGTGGTGGATCCGCTCGGCGGCGTGAAGAGCCTGTGGCCGCTGTTCGGCATCTCCAACCAGATGCTGGCCGCCGTGGCGCTGGTGCTGGGCACCGTGGTGCTGATTAAGATGAAGCGCACCCAATACATCTGGGTGACCGTGCTGCCGGCGGTGTGGCTGCTGATCTGCACCACCTACGCGCTGGGCCTGAAGCTGTTCAGCGACAACCCGCAGCTGGAAGGCTTCTTCTTCCTGGCCGGCGAATACAAACGCAAAATCGCCGAAGGCGGCGCCGAGCTGAGCGCCCAGCAGATCGCCAACATGAACCACATCGTGGTGAACAACTACACCAACGCCGGGCTGAGCATTCTGTTCCTGCTGGTGGTGTACAGCATCATCTTCTACGGGGTGAAAACCGCGATGGCGGCGCACAAGAACCCGAAACGCACCGACCAGGAAACGCCTTACGTGCCGGTGCCGCAGGCCGCGCCCGCCGACGGCGTAACTGAGGGGGAGGTCAAAGTTTCGACCCAGCATTGA
- a CDS encoding LysR family transcriptional regulator encodes MKTMPKLAHLTMFKDIVHCGSLHEAAKKLAISQPTLSRVLKELEMTIGARLLERSNRGVRLTAVGELFYRRIDAATNQLLNAFDELRGLSADGEKRLRVGMSVDPLLCYLPQVLEGFNRRYPHTRVTVVEDGPEGLLARLRNCELDLAVSSLNGAAGGADLAMQALKSERFSLYQGGDLTAAGQPPAEAKWVVPRSCSVGHAAIREIAERYTPHGQIVETDSFLATWCLVRQQGYIALLSDRVVAHYAPQLHLQKIPTQEIDISARFYVFTRHEPATPPLSAAFIHLLQAMQTA; translated from the coding sequence ATGAAAACCATGCCAAAGCTGGCGCATCTGACGATGTTCAAGGACATTGTCCACTGTGGAAGCTTGCACGAGGCCGCGAAAAAGCTGGCCATCTCGCAGCCGACGCTCAGCCGGGTGCTGAAAGAGCTGGAAATGACCATCGGTGCGCGGCTGCTGGAGCGCAGCAACCGCGGCGTGCGCCTGACGGCGGTCGGCGAGCTGTTTTACCGGCGGATAGACGCCGCCACCAATCAGTTGCTCAACGCGTTTGACGAACTGCGCGGCCTGAGCGCTGACGGCGAGAAGCGCCTGCGGGTGGGGATGAGCGTCGATCCGCTGCTTTGCTATCTGCCTCAGGTGCTCGAAGGCTTCAACCGCCGCTACCCGCATACCCGGGTGACGGTGGTGGAGGACGGCCCGGAAGGCCTGCTGGCCCGGCTGCGAAACTGCGAGCTGGATTTGGCGGTCAGCAGCCTGAACGGCGCGGCGGGCGGCGCCGATCTGGCCATGCAGGCGCTGAAAAGCGAGCGCTTCTCGCTCTATCAGGGAGGCGATCTTACCGCAGCCGGGCAGCCGCCGGCCGAGGCCAAATGGGTGGTGCCGCGCTCCTGCTCGGTGGGGCATGCCGCCATCCGCGAGATCGCCGAACGCTACACGCCGCACGGCCAGATCGTCGAGACCGACTCCTTTCTGGCGACCTGGTGCCTGGTCAGGCAGCAGGGCTATATCGCGCTGCTGAGCGATCGGGTGGTCGCACATTACGCCCCGCAGCTGCACCTGCAGAAAATCCCGACGCAAGAGATCGACATCAGCGCGCGCTTTTACGTCTTTACCCGCCATGAGCCGGCGACGCCGCCGCTCAGCGCCGCGTTTATCCACCTGCTGCAGGCCATGCAGACGGCCTGA
- a CDS encoding MgtC/SapB family protein has product MHFIHTLLTLLTASVLGAAIGYERQFRQRTAGLCTNTLVATSAAIFVHLAMTIDGSGGAVRVISYVVSGVGFLGAGAIMKEGMNIRGLNTAATLWGSAAVGACAGCGLYGDALAATLFVLAANTLLRPLVNMVNKQPFNDVNGESTYQICVIAFEHEQREALAKFKQVLQGENCFISHLDIEPFGDDDVEITATLMPASVTTPVLDQTINKLLNDSMMKQAYYSRIAGSG; this is encoded by the coding sequence ATGCATTTCATTCATACACTGCTGACGCTGCTGACCGCGTCCGTCCTGGGCGCCGCCATCGGCTACGAAAGACAGTTCCGCCAGCGCACCGCCGGGCTGTGCACCAACACGCTGGTGGCCACCAGCGCGGCGATCTTCGTCCATCTGGCCATGACCATCGACGGCAGCGGCGGCGCGGTGCGCGTCATCTCCTACGTGGTCTCCGGCGTCGGCTTTCTCGGCGCTGGGGCCATCATGAAGGAAGGGATGAACATCCGCGGCCTGAATACCGCCGCCACGCTCTGGGGCTCCGCAGCGGTCGGCGCCTGCGCCGGCTGCGGCCTGTACGGTGATGCGCTGGCTGCCACGCTGTTTGTGCTCGCCGCCAACACCCTGTTGCGCCCGCTGGTCAATATGGTCAACAAACAGCCCTTCAATGACGTTAACGGCGAGTCTACCTACCAGATTTGCGTCATTGCCTTCGAGCATGAGCAGCGTGAGGCGCTGGCCAAATTCAAACAGGTGCTGCAAGGGGAAAACTGCTTTATCTCGCATCTGGATATCGAACCCTTCGGCGACGACGACGTGGAGATCACCGCCACGCTGATGCCGGCCTCCGTCACCACGCCGGTGCTCGACCAGACCATCAATAAATTGCTGAACGACAGCATGATGAAGCAGGCCTATTACAGCCGCATCGCCGGCTCCGGCTGA
- a CDS encoding ABC transporter ATP-binding protein produces MLVKKTTLLTVNNVSKSVQPTGKEKRLLLNEINLRLYDNEVVSILGQSGSGKSTLLRMLSGLIAPDLGTVMLGDKKVSGPNPQINMVFQTFAIFPWLNVYQNIAFGLQAQDLPPQVVEAQTLKMLDLVGLTPYRDAYPRELSGGMRQRVGFARALAVEPMLLLLDEPFSALDVYTGEHLRSDLLRIWSTRQIKTRSIVLVTHSVEEAVMMSDRILLLGAGTLDGCYHITQRREARTREGMQPLTDKISETLSRQIAAAH; encoded by the coding sequence ATGTTGGTAAAAAAAACCACGCTGCTGACGGTCAATAACGTCAGCAAAAGCGTTCAGCCTACCGGTAAAGAAAAACGTCTGTTGCTGAATGAAATCAATTTGCGCCTTTACGACAACGAGGTCGTCAGCATTTTGGGGCAGTCCGGCTCGGGTAAATCCACCCTGCTGCGCATGCTTTCCGGCCTGATCGCGCCGGATCTGGGCACCGTGATGCTGGGGGATAAAAAAGTCTCGGGGCCGAATCCGCAGATCAACATGGTGTTCCAGACCTTCGCCATTTTCCCGTGGCTGAACGTTTACCAAAATATCGCCTTCGGGCTGCAGGCGCAGGATCTGCCGCCTCAGGTGGTCGAAGCCCAGACGCTGAAAATGCTCGATCTGGTCGGGCTCACGCCCTACCGCGACGCTTACCCGCGCGAGCTTTCCGGCGGCATGCGCCAGCGGGTCGGCTTCGCGCGCGCGCTGGCGGTAGAACCGATGCTGCTGTTGCTGGACGAGCCCTTTTCCGCGCTGGACGTCTATACCGGCGAACACCTGCGCAGCGATCTGCTGCGCATCTGGAGCACGCGCCAAATCAAAACCCGCTCCATCGTGCTGGTCACCCACAGCGTAGAGGAGGCGGTGATGATGTCTGACCGCATCCTCCTGCTGGGCGCCGGCACCCTCGACGGCTGCTATCACATCACGCAGCGCCGCGAGGCGCGCACCCGCGAGGGGATGCAGCCGCTGACGGACAAAATCAGCGAGACGCTCAGCCGGCAGATCGCCGCCGCGCACTGA
- a CDS encoding porin gives MNHKSVLMTLVILLPAAATGAEIVNKDGNKLDLYGQLNGVHYFSSDAGNNGDRSYTRFGFKGETQIGDALTGYGQWEYQAGLNQPESAGPGDSYTRLGFAGLTFGHWGSLDYGRNYGLLYDVAGWTDVLPEFGNDSYEAADNFMTGRANGLLTYHSRSLGGLVDGLDLGLQYQGKNRGDDAQRAKDIQTQNGDGYAFSATYDTGVGLNVGAAYANSARTLAQQRFGLADGDRARAWTLGLKYDQDNLYLAASYARTENMTYVDGDRYAGFAPRADAIEAVAQYHFDSGVTPSVAYLQTRGRNLPGIGNADLVKYLDLALNYSFNANMSTYVEYKLNLLQRQNAVGAGADDIVETGIMYQF, from the coding sequence ATGAACCATAAAAGCGTGCTGATGACGCTGGTCATCCTGCTGCCGGCGGCCGCCACCGGCGCGGAAATCGTCAATAAAGACGGCAATAAACTGGATCTGTACGGCCAACTGAACGGCGTGCATTACTTCAGCAGCGACGCCGGCAATAACGGCGACCGCTCCTATACCCGCTTCGGTTTCAAAGGCGAGACGCAGATCGGCGACGCGCTGACGGGGTATGGCCAATGGGAATATCAGGCAGGGCTTAATCAGCCGGAAAGCGCCGGGCCGGGCGACAGCTATACCCGCCTGGGCTTCGCCGGATTGACGTTCGGCCACTGGGGCAGCCTGGATTACGGCCGCAACTACGGCCTGCTGTATGACGTGGCCGGCTGGACGGACGTGCTGCCTGAATTCGGCAACGACAGCTACGAAGCGGCCGACAACTTTATGACCGGCCGCGCCAACGGCCTGCTGACCTACCACAGCCGCAGCCTGGGTGGTCTGGTCGACGGCCTGGATCTCGGCCTGCAATATCAGGGGAAGAATCGGGGGGACGACGCTCAACGGGCGAAGGATATCCAGACGCAAAACGGCGATGGCTACGCCTTTTCCGCCACCTACGACACCGGCGTGGGGCTCAACGTTGGCGCCGCTTACGCCAACTCTGCGCGCACGCTGGCGCAACAGCGCTTCGGCCTGGCTGACGGCGATCGCGCCCGGGCCTGGACGCTGGGGCTGAAATACGACCAGGACAACCTCTACCTGGCGGCAAGCTACGCGCGCACCGAGAACATGACCTACGTCGACGGCGATCGCTACGCCGGCTTCGCCCCCCGCGCGGACGCTATTGAGGCGGTCGCGCAGTATCACTTCGATTCCGGCGTCACGCCCTCGGTGGCCTACCTGCAAACGCGCGGCCGCAACCTGCCCGGCATTGGCAACGCCGATCTGGTCAAATACCTGGATCTGGCGCTGAATTACAGCTTCAACGCCAACATGTCGACCTACGTAGAGTACAAACTCAACCTGCTGCAACGGCAGAACGCCGTCGGCGCCGGCGCCGACGACATCGTCGAAACCGGCATCATGTATCAGTTCTGA
- a CDS encoding ABC transporter ATP-binding protein translates to MLTQEVIISASRLNKTFIGENKRPKPVLRDVTLTVHAGEFVTILGQSGSGKSTLLRMLAGLIPPDSGTLTLAGKPVDGPSANVGMVFQSYALYPWLTVYDNIAFGLLAQRLPPQTIAERLGALLRLVGLTGYEHAWPRELSGGMRQRVGFARALAVEPDLLLLDEPFSALDIFTAQKLRGDLLALWGDNRLRTRAMVMVTHDVEEAVLMSDRVLILDATSKRIDDEFSVNIPRAARSRDSLRHLTDRIRSCLYKKIAQAQSAG, encoded by the coding sequence ATGCTGACTCAAGAGGTAATTATCAGCGCCAGCCGGCTGAACAAGACGTTTATCGGCGAAAACAAGCGCCCCAAACCCGTGCTGCGCGACGTGACGCTGACCGTGCACGCCGGCGAGTTCGTCACCATTCTGGGGCAATCCGGCTCGGGCAAGTCCACGCTGCTGCGCATGCTGGCCGGGCTGATCCCACCGGACAGCGGCACGCTCACGCTGGCGGGCAAACCGGTCGACGGCCCGAGCGCCAACGTCGGCATGGTGTTTCAGTCCTACGCGCTCTATCCCTGGCTAACGGTGTACGACAACATCGCCTTCGGCCTGCTGGCGCAACGGCTGCCGCCGCAGACGATCGCCGAGCGGCTGGGAGCGCTGCTGCGCCTGGTGGGCCTGACCGGCTATGAGCACGCCTGGCCGCGCGAGCTCTCGGGCGGCATGCGTCAACGGGTGGGCTTCGCCCGGGCGTTGGCGGTAGAGCCCGATCTCTTGCTGCTGGACGAACCCTTCTCCGCCCTCGATATCTTTACCGCGCAAAAACTGCGGGGCGACCTGCTGGCGCTGTGGGGAGACAACCGGCTGCGCACGCGCGCCATGGTGATGGTGACACACGACGTCGAAGAAGCGGTGCTGATGTCCGATCGGGTGCTGATCCTGGACGCGACCAGCAAACGGATCGACGACGAGTTCAGCGTCAATATCCCGCGTGCGGCGCGCAGCCGGGACAGCCTGCGGCACCTCACCGATCGGATCCGCAGCTGCCTGTACAAAAAAATCGCGCAAGCGCAATCGGCCGGTTAA
- a CDS encoding ABC transporter permease subunit has protein sequence MRFLLGMAWSLLFSVVFAVLAARYTPLRRVILPFVNFMESVPLVGFLTFTTVYFLNLYPHSVMGLECTAIFAVFTGQAWNMMLTLYQTLRIVPKELDEAARSFNYNPWQRFWRLEFIYSVPGLLWNAMVSQSAAWFALVASEAIPVGDRSVELPGVGSYIAEALAQQNVPAILYAIVALAANIVLLDQLVFRPLVRYTARFKYEDVTASRPLGNPWFYNSLAFSHVGAALGHTLRALADLWLFKLPRLWYALGLHRLFRLAAKGNWLWRSLWYLGVVLACVWFGYRLWEYFPKQYFAMLPEWMLLTTARVAAAMLLSVAIFTPLGVWIGMNPRLVKIFQPIIQILAAIPPNIFYPLIAAFIAIYHQDLGWWAIPMIMLGTQWYVLFNVIAGVSAIPTQITEVSETFGLRRFRWWRYYMLPAIFPYIVTGIISAAGGAWNSAIAAEVIQWGSTTLSATGLGAFISVVTDAGKNPESALGCAAMCALVALCIIFVWQPLYRIAETKFKYD, from the coding sequence ATGCGCTTTCTCCTCGGCATGGCCTGGTCGCTGCTGTTTTCTGTAGTATTCGCCGTGCTGGCCGCACGCTATACGCCACTGCGCCGGGTGATCCTGCCCTTCGTCAACTTTATGGAGTCGGTGCCGCTGGTAGGGTTCCTGACCTTCACGACCGTGTATTTTCTCAACCTCTACCCGCACAGCGTGATGGGGCTGGAGTGCACCGCCATCTTCGCGGTGTTTACCGGCCAGGCCTGGAACATGATGCTGACGCTGTATCAGACGCTGCGCATCGTGCCCAAGGAGCTGGATGAAGCCGCCCGCAGCTTCAATTACAACCCGTGGCAACGCTTCTGGCGGCTGGAGTTCATCTATTCGGTGCCGGGCCTGCTGTGGAACGCCATGGTGTCGCAATCCGCCGCCTGGTTCGCCCTGGTGGCCTCCGAAGCCATTCCGGTCGGCGATCGCTCGGTCGAACTGCCCGGCGTCGGCTCCTACATCGCCGAAGCGCTGGCGCAGCAGAACGTGCCGGCGATCCTGTATGCGATCGTCGCGCTGGCCGCGAACATCGTGCTGCTCGATCAGCTGGTTTTCCGCCCGCTGGTGCGCTATACCGCGCGCTTCAAATACGAAGACGTCACCGCCAGCCGGCCGCTCGGCAATCCGTGGTTCTACAACAGTCTGGCCTTTTCGCACGTCGGCGCGGCGCTGGGCCACACGCTGCGCGCGCTGGCTGACCTGTGGCTGTTCAAGCTGCCGCGGCTGTGGTACGCCCTCGGCCTGCACCGCCTGTTCAGGCTCGCCGCCAAGGGGAACTGGCTGTGGCGCAGCCTGTGGTATCTCGGCGTGGTGCTGGCCTGCGTCTGGTTCGGTTACCGGCTGTGGGAATACTTCCCCAAACAGTACTTCGCCATGCTGCCGGAATGGATGCTGCTCACCACCGCGCGCGTGGCCGCGGCCATGCTGCTCAGCGTGGCGATCTTCACGCCGCTGGGGGTGTGGATCGGCATGAATCCGCGGCTGGTGAAGATCTTCCAGCCGATCATCCAGATCCTGGCGGCCATTCCGCCCAACATTTTCTACCCGCTGATCGCCGCCTTCATCGCCATTTATCATCAGGATCTCGGCTGGTGGGCCATCCCGATGATCATGCTGGGCACCCAGTGGTACGTGTTGTTTAACGTGATCGCCGGCGTATCCGCCATTCCAACGCAGATCACCGAGGTCAGCGAAACCTTCGGGCTGCGCCGCTTCCGCTGGTGGCGCTACTACATGCTGCCGGCGATTTTCCCCTACATCGTGACGGGCATCATCTCCGCCGCCGGCGGCGCCTGGAACAGCGCCATCGCCGCCGAGGTGATCCAGTGGGGCAGCACCACCCTCAGCGCCACCGGGCTGGGCGCGTTTATTTCCGTCGTCACCGACGCCGGCAAGAACCCGGAGTCCGCGCTGGGCTGCGCCGCCATGTGCGCGCTGGTGGCGCTGTGCATCATCTTCGTCTGGCAACCGCTGTATCGCATCGCGGAAACCAAATTCAAATATGACTGA
- a CDS encoding trehalose-6-phosphate synthase, whose translation MSRLVLISNKQCDGKDLACAGQTLATDAEPGLWLGWNGDVQNFAQRPISCRQRAGYDQVTFPLSIEEFRRHYQGYYHDGLWPVFHNQPEKAHFTPENYRAYRQLNRRFADIACEHLCPGDIVCIDDYQLLPCAQALKEQGLLNACAFFFHLPFPSAALLRRIPEHRQLIASLLFYDLIGFTTTDDRNAFLNCLAGEFPLEMLPDDQIQANGHIFATGIFPAGINGRQVY comes from the coding sequence ATGTCTCGTTTAGTGCTGATTTCCAACAAGCAGTGCGACGGTAAGGATCTGGCCTGCGCCGGCCAGACGCTGGCGACCGATGCCGAACCGGGGCTGTGGCTCGGCTGGAACGGCGACGTGCAGAATTTCGCGCAGCGCCCGATCAGCTGCCGGCAGCGCGCCGGTTACGATCAGGTGACCTTTCCGCTGTCGATCGAGGAGTTTCGCCGCCACTATCAGGGCTATTACCACGACGGCCTGTGGCCGGTGTTCCACAACCAGCCGGAGAAGGCGCACTTCACGCCGGAAAACTACCGCGCCTATCGGCAGCTGAACCGCCGGTTTGCCGATATCGCCTGCGAGCACCTGTGCCCCGGCGACATCGTCTGCATCGACGACTACCAGCTGCTGCCCTGCGCCCAGGCGCTGAAGGAGCAAGGGCTGCTTAACGCCTGCGCGTTTTTCTTCCACCTGCCGTTCCCGTCGGCGGCGCTGCTGCGGCGCATCCCGGAACATCGCCAGCTGATCGCGTCGCTGCTGTTCTACGATCTGATTGGCTTTACCACCACCGACGATCGCAATGCCTTTCTCAACTGCCTGGCGGGCGAGTTCCCGCTGGAGATGCTGCCCGACGACCAGATCCAGGCCAACGGGCATATTTTCGCCACCGGCATTTTCCCCGCCGGCATCAACGGCAGGCAGGTTTATTGA
- a CDS encoding GNAT family N-acetyltransferase has translation MNMQPQRAPVQPLLCWRKGVFHISTDRQLLDIDAIQRFLSLPDRAAAERLVHHGLCFGLYRKRHLLGFARMVTDYATFASVSELFVSAEYRGVGLGSWLTRCCLAHPALRGLRVTLPALQAPWRADSSAHALRALH, from the coding sequence ATGAATATGCAACCGCAACGGGCGCCCGTGCAGCCGCTGCTCTGCTGGCGCAAAGGCGTTTTTCATATCAGCACCGATCGGCAGTTGTTGGATATCGATGCGATCCAACGTTTTCTCAGCTTGCCGGATCGGGCGGCGGCCGAGCGCCTGGTGCACCACGGCCTGTGCTTTGGCCTGTACCGCAAGCGCCACCTGCTCGGCTTCGCCCGCATGGTGACCGATTACGCCACCTTCGCCTCGGTGAGCGAACTGTTCGTCAGCGCCGAATACCGCGGCGTCGGGTTGGGAAGCTGGCTGACGCGCTGCTGCCTGGCGCATCCGGCCTTGCGCGGCCTGCGCGTCACGCTGCCCGCCCTGCAAGCACCCTGGCGCGCCGATAGTTCGGCACACGCCCTGCGCGCCCTTCACTGA